The sequence below is a genomic window from Coffea arabica cultivar ET-39 chromosome 8e, Coffea Arabica ET-39 HiFi, whole genome shotgun sequence.
TTGATCAAAAGGGTAGCTGAGAAATGGGTAAAATGAATTACCAGGGCTAGAAAAAAACCACAAAACGATGGCACAGAGCACTAGCAAAACCGGGATGAGATGAATAGAATTTTCAGCAGATCTTAAAcgacttttttctttcttggcaAGGTGGGACATGGGATTGTAACTCGGCAAATGGTCCAAATCTGAAGTGGTTGTTGCTGGCTTAGGATTCGTGGAGGACATAGCTCCAGCtgctgatgatgatgaagaattAGAAAAGAACTCGTCAGAGACCCGCGCGGCGCTCGACGAGCGATACatattgatgatgatgatgatgatgatgagatgTTTGTGGGTTTCTTGGATTATTTTGTCGGACAGAACAAACTACAAAAGTTGGAATCACAAAGACTAAAACGTTGGAGGGAAGGAAAGAGCTGGGAAAGACGGGGAGTTTCCTCGTTTGTGCCTCCGTGGCGTCCAGGAAAGAGTCGGCTGTCGAGAGGGAAGAATCTTTGGCCGATTATTTGGACTCCGCGATTTCACGCGGACAGGGTTGAGAAATGTCGGCGACTTTTGGCTGGTCAAAAAGACTACTTATAATAGTTAGTAGTAATTGATAAGCTTGCCGAATTGAACTCTTTTTGCATTCTTCTTGGAAGCCGATTTGAACAAAACTTCGTGGAGTTTGCAATTAGACTTACAAAGTATATAAAACCCACAAAGCAGAATGTCTATCAGAACCGATACAACTTTCAATTGGTCACACTGCTCTCTTCAATTCAAACTACGGAATTTTAGATATTGGTTTCTAATAAAGTGGTCAGGAGAAGTTTATTTTTACTTGGTGCTCAATTGCTTCTGCGAATTAGAAAAGAAATGTCTGCGAATTTTTCTTGTTTCAGCTCTTAACAGGCTAAACTAGTAGTAGTTAATTGAATTGCAAATGCTTTGTGGCACTTTTCTGCTGCAACACAATTCCAGACTGCAAGCACATATTCTACAAACTAGAAACTGGACTATCGCGGATTTAGGGCCTCCACAATTGCAATTTTTCAATTCTCATTAGTAATTGCATTATAAAACGTGTGCTCTAACGCCACAAATAGAGATACTAATAATAAGTATAAATATTAACACAACAAAGTATCAGTATATAACTTTTGATGGGAAGATCCATAAAGTATGGCATGTATGTGAATTGTGATGTAGGCAGCTGTGATACTAAAGCAAtatccaaagaaaaaaaaaaaattaacgtaCAAGTGTTTGATTAGACCAACACAAGTTTACTCAATTGATAAGTTTAGTCAATTGATAAGAACAgatcattttttttacaaaaaatgtcGTATATTTATTGATATGATTTCGAGAATATATTCTGAACTATAGTGTTAATCAAAGTCGAATCCACtcaaatcttttttttctttactaaaaaaataaagtgtCTAACTGACTCTCTATCATAATTTATCGAAAAATGTAAGAGAAGTATGGTGCACGACCAAACATGAAACTTCTCATTGTGTTTCTTCCACATAAACCATCACCTTAATTAATCATTGTACTGTACTAATACAATTTGATCAAACTTAAATGAAAATCttcttaccaaaaaaaatttaaaagacaaaaattataaaatgggCCAAACCCCAAATCCCAAAATCGTAATTGGCTGACAAGTGCTTGACACGTTTAGAGCACCCCATGAATTTGCCACGTCATTTCCCCATCTCCACAGTACGTGCAATTTAGCCTCCTTTTAATACTAAGACAAATCCTCCTCTCTCTCATTTCCCCATTCTCTTCCTTTCACAACTCTCTCTTCCAATCCTTCTCTGAGACGACGTGTACGAAGCTCCCGTTAAATTCTCGCCGGGAAACGCAAAAACCCATCTACCCTTTTGGCTCCTCTCTTATCTCTTCGTGAAAGTATCGATCCCGGAATTCTTTTTGTCCATATAGCGTCATAATGAATCCAGAATAGTAAGTTTTTTCTGATATTCTTTTGTTGGGTCAAAATTTTAGACCCTTTTGAATTCTGAATTCAAGATTGAATTTTGACGTTCATTCTCGGAACCCTTTTAGATTTTGGTGATAGATTTAATAGTTCATTTAGATCCGTTGTGATTTTTCTCTATAACCTCTTGAACGAGTATTCCTTGGTTGGTTGATGATACATGCTTTCAGATAAGGGATTGGGGATCTATTTTTTTCTGCTGATGTTGGTTGATCCGAGAACTAGATCGTTTTGACAAGGATGAGGATCTTTTTTATAGTTCTTAGAATCTGAACCTAGAAAATTGTTGCAATAACTGTAATTAAATTCCTGATTGGACAAAGAGAGTACTAAAATATTGAGCTGAATAATTGATTGATATGTATGATCACATAGGTTCTATTTTCAAATATGTTGAGATATTGTTTGAATCTAACCGTGTTAATCTAACCGGATTATGGATGAAATAGTTTCCGTTAATTTATTCAGCTTTGGTATCGATGCCTTTCCTTATCGTTGTTAGTTGTGTTAGGAGAAACAGCAAATTTCAAGCATTTGGAACTTTGTGATTGTGGCTGAAACGACAACTAGAATATAATCTCTGCCTGGTTGAGAGGTGGATGTCGATCTTGTCCTTTTGGTAACTAGTTGGTCTAGGCTGTAGCAGTTGGAATTATAACTTAAGGTTGATTTGTTTACCAATGAAACTGTGTGCTGTTATGAGACTTTTTTCTTTGTCAGTTGTCATTAATCATGCTGCAAGCTTCACTGGTGGTGAAGATGTTGATCACATATCAGATTGGCCTTCTAATTTCATGTAACATGTTTCTTGCCATTTCAACTTGGTTATTCATGATGATATAAGTGATGGTAGTGTAAGGATCATTTCTGTTCAGGGAGAAGAAAATCGTATTGCTGCATAGGCCTAGACCTCAGAACTATATGCAATTTGATGCACTTAAACCAGTAGTAATCATCATGTTGCTTGTGCCACTCACGTGATACTGAAAGACATTGAAAATTTCTGTAGTTGATGAGCTTTCTCGCTTGATACTATCTAGTATATGAGATTTCTGGATGGCATATTTAATAATATGTGAAATTATTGGCTAATATTTTCTTGTACTTTTCATATGAGGTGGAAATGTTTTTTTCAAAagttggattttttttctttctagaaCCTTAAGTTGACTACTTAccataactttcatgtttcagcGACTATCTTTTTAAGCTTTTGCTCATTGGAGACTCTGGCGTTGGCAAATCATGTCTGCTCTTGAGGTTTGCTgtaagttcttcatttttcatgtgGTTCAAATGCTTTCTCTGTGTCAGATTTTTGAATCTGTTGCTTCTTTCTTCCTCCTTAAATCTAGTTTTTTGTCCAATTTTCTGTTGCTTTGTTGGCACATGAAACAGTTAAGAGAGACAAATTGTTCATAATAGCTAGGTGGATAGCATCCTCCTTTTTTGGTTTTCACCATTTCAGTCGGGGAATGGGTGCTTGCTTGGTTATGTGCTGTTGGCTAACTCTGGAAATCCATGGGCTACTGATTAGTGCTGACTGCGTATAAAAAATGTCATTTTCTTGTGAGCCGACTTTATAGATTGTATAGCCTATAAGTTTTCATACCAAAAAATCCGGAGCTAAATATGAAACAAGAGTTATGAAATAGATAAAGACAGTTAAATTCTTTTTGTGATGGAAAAAATAACTGCCGTTTTTGCACAGCATTtttgatatttcaaaaacaTTAGGTTGTCTGTCATAATTTTGCCACTCAAACAAGAGAAATGTTTCTCTATGTTGCTGCTAACACAAGTTGTCTTTGTTTTCAGGATGATTCATATCTGGAGAGTTATATTAGTACCATCGGGGTGGATTTTGTAAGTAGTCGGCCTGCCTTATTGTTTTGCTTGGCTTTCTTGTCAGATGTCAGTGTGGTTTATAGTTCCTTTTCCTTCACCTTGTAGAAAATCCGCACAGTAGAGCAGGATGGGAAAACCATTAAACTCCAAATTGTGAGTATCTAAACAACTGTTTCTTATGTTTGAAAGATATTGTTGTTCTTATCACATCTAGATATTTAATGATTATATTAGTATGATGGTAAAGAAGACGATGCGAAATGAGGAAAATAACTTGATTACAGTTGATGAAGAATTTATCCGGTTATCTTTTTGGTATTAGACTCCAAATGTCTGGCTTTTTACTTCCGTAGAACTTTCTTCCCCCTTTGGTTTTAGCTTCCTTTCTCATCTGATGCCTTTTTGGTTATCTGGTTATCTTTTTGGTATTAGACTCCAAATGTGTGGCTTTTTACTTCCGTAGAACTTTCTTCCCCCTTTGGTTTTAGCTTCCTTTCTCATCTGATGCCTTTTACCCCCTCTGTGGTTCAGTGGGACACTGCTGGGCAAGAACGTTTTAGGACAATTACAAGCAGCTATTATCGTGGCGCTCATGGTATCATTGTGAGTAACTTATTTCTGAGAAGTTGCAATATGTGTTGCTCTTTTTTTACCGTGTCCTTGCAGTGATTTACAAGTTCCTGTTTGCACTTATGCAGGTGGTTTATGATGTCACCGATCAAGAAAGCTTTAATAACGTAAAGCAATGGCTGAATGAAATTGACCGA
It includes:
- the LOC113704232 gene encoding GTP-binding protein YPTM2 isoform X2; translation: MKLCAVMRLFSLSVVINHAASFTGGEDVDHISDWPSNFIDYLFKLLLIGDSGVGKSCLLLRFADDSYLESYISTIGVDFWDTAGQERFRTITSSYYRGAHGIIVVYDVTDQESFNNVKQWLNEIDRYASENVNKLLVGNKCDLESQRVVAYDTAKAFADEIGIPFMETSAKSSTNVEQAFMAMAAEIKNRMASQPAMNNARPPTVQIRGQPVNQKSGCCST
- the LOC113705079 gene encoding uncharacterized protein, whose amino-acid sequence is MYRSSSAARVSDEFFSNSSSSSAAGAMSSTNPKPATTTSDLDHLPSYNPMSHLAKKEKSRLRSAENSIHLIPVLLVLCAIVLWFFSSPVDLVNKSDSVVARIESSLIKSGVDRGHGKSSLESTLKQEDLNPANQSTEGVDPVNQSADDEVLDNQSTGSAEHNIIR
- the LOC113704232 gene encoding GTP-binding protein YPTM2 isoform X1 codes for the protein MKLCAVMRLFSLSVVINHAASFTGGEDVDHISDWPSNFIDYLFKLLLIGDSGVGKSCLLLRFADDSYLESYISTIGVDFKIRTVEQDGKTIKLQIWDTAGQERFRTITSSYYRGAHGIIVVYDVTDQESFNNVKQWLNEIDRYASENVNKLLVGNKCDLESQRVVAYDTAKAFADEIGIPFMETSAKSSTNVEQAFMAMAAEIKNRMASQPAMNNARPPTVQIRGQPVNQKSGCCST
- the LOC113704232 gene encoding GTP-binding protein YPTM2 isoform X3, yielding MNPEYDYLFKLLLIGDSGVGKSCLLLRFADDSYLESYISTIGVDFKIRTVEQDGKTIKLQIWDTAGQERFRTITSSYYRGAHGIIVVYDVTDQESFNNVKQWLNEIDRYASENVNKLLVGNKCDLESQRVVAYDTAKAFADEIGIPFMETSAKSSTNVEQAFMAMAAEIKNRMASQPAMNNARPPTVQIRGQPVNQKSGCCST